Proteins from one Ricinus communis isolate WT05 ecotype wild-type chromosome 9, ASM1957865v1, whole genome shotgun sequence genomic window:
- the LOC8277929 gene encoding LOW QUALITY PROTEIN: glutamate receptor 2.7 (The sequence of the model RefSeq protein was modified relative to this genomic sequence to represent the inferred CDS: deleted 1 base in 1 codon): protein MDIIQLVLFSLLGSLLVDGSTKANGNKHVKTIIGAIVDERSRIGKEERIAMEIAVDDFNSTSNQSFILHIKDSRGEPFNAALAAQDLINTQEVQVILGPQTWEEVSLVADISSQNSVPLLSFADNIPKRGAERWPFLLQASPNKYAQMKAVAAIVQSWNWFRVTVLYEDSMVDGVIPHLYDALRDVGAEISRVIALSPFDSSSSSSLSEDLEGLKQEDCRVFVVHASLSLAVRLYERAKEMNMMEEDYVWITTDPFTSLVHSINSSIISSMQGIVGVKSYLPEAGQYFQDFYNRFRSRFNRQYPEENNSDPGIFAVQAYDAIRMVALATHEGNYRGKDLLERVLLTDFHGLSGKVQFINMKAAPAYRFQIINVVGKLSYRELGFWSNGLGFSKTIDDGATRSSSMDDLGPVIWPGGSRHTPRGWSLPTSSNPLKIGVPAGSGYKEYVKVENSLGNKPSFTGFAIEVFEETLKRLPFNLPYNFIPFNGTYNELVEQIHLKEFDAVVGDVAIVSNRYQHAEFTHPYTETGLVKIIPTRPTSCSAWLFLKPFTKLMWVLIAAINIYNGFVVWLIERNHCPELKGSIANQIGVLFWLSFTTLFSLHGEKLHSNLSRMSMVTWLFMALVITQTYTANLASVLTVRRLEPDAVNANAMVGYCRGSFVQRYLVEVLNYQPQRLKNYTTIEEYGQALKSKEIAAAYLEAPLANLFLAKYCKGFAKVGPTYKVGGFGFAFRRGSPLLASMNKALLEVSESGKLLELEDGIIVSNDQCKDMELEDENPSLGPGCFRVLFIITGGTSSIALLLLILHKVDSVFKHTSMWKFMWDVLKHLSFPRNRFVRKVSDSEIHGNTFSNTSNTQSGIQIC from the exons ATGGATATAATTCAATTGGTCTTATTCTCTTTGTTGGGTTCTTTGTTAGTTGATGGAAGCACCAAGGCCAATGGAAACAAGCATGTTAAAACCATTATAGGTGCTATTGTAGATGAACGTTCCCGTATTGgcaaagaagaaagaatagCTATGGAAATTGCAGTGGATGATTTCAATAGCACCAGCAATCAAAGTTTCATTCTGCACATAAAAGACTCAAGAGGGGAACCCTTCAATGCAGCTCTTGCAG CTCAGGATCTTATCAACACACAAGAAGTACAAGTAATTCTTGGACCTCAGACTTGGGAAGAGGTGTCTCTAGTTGCTGATATAAGCAGTCAGAATTCTGTTccccttctttcttttgctgACAATATTCCGAAACGGGGTGCAGAAAGATGGCCTTTCCTACTCCAAGCTTCTCCAAACAAATATGCCCAAATGAAAGCCGTTGCCGCAATTGTGCAGTCTTGGAATTGGTTTCGGGTCACTGTGCTATATGAAGATTCAATGGTGGATGGAGTCATTCCACATCTCTATGATGCCCTGAGAGATGTAGGTGCAGAAATTAGCCGCGTTATAGCCCTTTCTCCTtttgattcttcttcttcttcttccttgtCAGAAGATCTTGAAGGTCTTAAACAAGAGGACTGTAGAGTCTTTGTTGTTCATGCTTCCTTATCATTGGCTGTGCGCCTATATGAAAGAGCAAAGGAAATGAATATGATGGAAGAGGACTATGTATGGATCACTACAGATCCCTTTACAAGCCTTGTCCATTCCATCAATTCCTCTATTATCTCTTCAATGCAAGGAATTGTGGGAGTCAAGAGCTACTTACCTGAAGCAGGACAGTATTTTCAGGATTTTTATAATCGATTTCGTAGCAGGTTTAACAGACAATATCCTGAGGAGAATAACAGTGATCCAGGAATTTTTGCGGTGCAAGCCTATGATGCCATCCGAATGGTGGCTTTAGCAACTCATGAAGGTAATTACAGAGGGAAAGACTTATTAGAAAGAGTTCTGCTTACTGATTTTCATGGCTTATCAGGAAAAGTTCAATTCATTAACATGAAAGCGGCTCCAGCATATAGGTTTCAGATCATAAATGTAGTGGGAAAGTTAAGTTACAGGGAACTTGGGTTTTGGTCAAATGGCTTAGGCTTCTCTAAGACCATTGATGATGGTGCTACTCGTAGCTCTTCAATGGATGATTTGGGGCCAGTGATTTGGCCAGGGGGATCTAGGCATACTCCAAGAGGATGGTCTCTACCAACAAGTTCCAACCCACTAAAAATTGGTGTGCCTGCAGGATCAGGTTACAAAGAGTATGTGAAAGTGGAAAATTCCTTGGGAAATAAACCTTCTTTCACTGGTTTTGCAATTGAAGTCTTTGAAGAAACACTAAAACGCTTGCCTTTCAACTTGCCATACAATTTCATTCCCTTTAATGGCACTTACAATGAGCTGGTGGAACAGATTCATCTAAAG GAGTTTGATGCAGTTGTTGGGGATGTCGCAATAGTTTCCAACAGGTATCAGCATGCAGAATTCACACATCCCTACACTGAAACCGGATTGGTGAAAATAATTCCTACTCGACCAACATCCTGTAGTGCATGGCTATTCTTGAAACCCTTCACGAAACTTATGTGGGTTTTAATTGCAGCCATAAACATCTATAATGGCTTCGTTGTCTGGCTGATAGAGAGAAATCACTGCCCTGAACTCAAAGGTTCCATTGCTAATCAAATAGGTGTCTTGTTTTGGTTATCCTTCACCACTCTTTTCTCTTTGCATg GGGAAAAGCTGCACAGCAATTTATCAAGAATGTCAATGGTGACATGGTTATTCATGGCATTGGTCATAACACAGACATACACGGCAAACCTCGCCAGCGTGCTGACTGTCCGGAGGCTTGAACCTGACGCAGTAAATGCCAATGCAATGGTGGGATATTGTAGAGGTTCCTTCGTGCAAAGATATTTGGTGGAAGTTCTAAACTACCAACCCCAAAGATTGAAGAACTATACCACAATAGAAGAATATGGTCAA GCTCTAAAGAGCAAGGAAATTGCTGCTGCCTACCTTGAAGCTCCATTGGCCAATTTGTTTTTGGCAAAATATTGCAAAGGCTTCGCCAAAGTTGGGCCAACATATAAAGTTGGAGGATTTGGATTT GCGTTTCGAAGAGGATCTCCATTACTTGCAAGCATGAATAAAGCTCTACTGGAGGTATCTGAAAGTGGAAAGCTACTAGAACTAGAGGACGGCATCATTGTATCAAATGATCAGTGCAAAGACATGGAATTGGAAGATGAAAATCCCAGCCTTGGTCCTGGATGCTTCAGGGTACTCTTTATAATAACTGGAGGGACATCATCAATTGCCTTATTGCTCCTCATTTTACACAAAGTTGATTCAGTGTTCAAGCACACATCAATGTGGAAATTCATGTGGGATGTATTGAAGCATCTGAGCTTTCCAAGGAATCGATTCGTGAGAAAAGTAAGTGATTCTGAAATCCATGGAAATACTTTTTCAAATACATCAAATACACAGTCTGGAATTCAGATATGCTAA